In Desulfosudis oleivorans Hxd3, the DNA window TTCTGTTCCACCGACACAAAGGGATCAATCAGCTGCTCTTTGTACTGGTCGGGCATTTCGTTGTAAATCAACGGCAGTTCAAAGCTGTCCAGGGGCCGGCCATTGTTCAGCCGCTGGGCCACCTTGAGCATGGTGCCCAGGGAGAGGACCTTGCCGGTGACCGGCAGGCTTTCCATGTAGTCATGAACCGCCATAATCCGCTGCATGCGGTGTGGCGTAAACCAGTACTGGGCCTCCTGGGTATCGGTTTCAAACTCTTCAAACATGTCAAACGTATCGGCGGCGGTATCCGCAGCCGCGCCTGTTCCTGCAGGAGTGTCATTCCCGTCCGCCGGGAAATCGATGATCACATCCAGGGGCGTGGTGCCGCCCAACTGCTGGTCGATCACCTTCATGCCCTGATATATCTCGGTTGAAGACTTGAAGTAATTAATAAAAGCGTTTTCCACGGTAAGCCGGGAGATGCCGACCACGCTGAGCGCCAGTGCCCCCAGGCTGACCAGGAGTATCAGGGTGCCGTGAAAACGGGTGAACCGGGCCGTGCCGACGGTGAGCAGGCGGCCTCCCGCAGAAACCGGGGGCGGCGGTGTTTTGGGCAACAGGGAGAGCGCCACCGGGAAAAACAGAAAGGTGATCAGCAGGGAGACCACCAGTCCGCCCACCATCATCCAGCCGAAGGTGATCACTGGCTTGATGTCGCACAGCACCAGGGAGGCGAATCCGGCCATGGTGGTGAGCGTGGTGTAGATACAGGGTCTGAGCTTGGACCGCACCGTTTCCATGACCAGCTCTTTCTGGTCGGCATCGGGCTGCTCAGTGAGCAGTTCCCGGTACCGGACGATCAGGTGAATGGCCACGGCCATGGTGATGATCAGCTGCAGAGAGATAAAATTGGAGGAGATCACCGTGACCTTCCAGCTGAAAAGCCCCAGCAGCCCCATCATGGCCACCACGGCAAACACGCAGCAGAGCATGGGCAGCACCACCCAGCGAATCCGGCGAAACACCAGGCCCAGAACCCCCACCAGCAGGCAGAAGACGCCGGCGCCGAAAATCTTTAAATCGTTTTTGATGAACTGAATCAGGTCGCTGGCGATCATGCTCACCCCACCCAGGAACAGATCGGCGTCCGCCTCGTGGGCCGCCATGATGGCCCGAATTTGGGCTATCAGCTCCCGGTTGTCCCGGGTATACGCCTTTCTGGCCTCCAGCACCGTTTTTTCCAGGCGGCGCAGGGTATCGTCCTCTTCCGGCGAAAGGCCTGCCTCCCGCTTTTTATTGCCCAGCCGGTCCCGTTCCATAACCAGGTCGATATAGTCCTGATCAACTTTCAGGTTGATCTGAATGCCGGTGGTCTTTAAATCCGGGCTCACCAGCATGCGCTGGTACAGGGGGCTGGTGGACAGCTCCTTTCTGGCCAGATCCAGGTCCACACCCGGCGACACAAGTGTGGGCAGGCTGCCGGCCAGCTCCTTGATGGCCACCGGTGGGCTTTCCAGCAGGGGCACATCCAGCAGGGTGACCACTGAAGCCACCGGCGCCAGGGCCGCCAGCCGGTCCCGCAGGGCCGCTATATCGGCCAGCACACCAGGAGACAACAGGTCGGCCCGCGGTGTGTAGGCGATAACCAGAAAATCCCCGATGCCGTAACGGTCCGTTATCTCACGGGCGTATTGAATGTCTTCATCGTGTTCGTTGACCAGGGTGTCGGCGGAGGCGTCGATCTGGAAATTCCTGGAAAAACAGGCCAGCACCGCGATACACAGCACAAAGCAGACCAGCATCCGCCAGGGGTGGCGCAGCAGAAAGGTGTAGAATCGATCGACCAGCGGCATCAGTCGGGGCATTATTCCGTAACCGGTTTTTTAAGTTCGGTAAACAGGTCTTCCACTGTTCCGTTTTTCAAAATGGCATTAAACTGGGCCATGTAACTCTTGATGAAGCTGACCCCCTCCACCTCCACGTCATAGACCTTCCAGGCATCATGAGCGGAATAGAACTTATACAGCACCACCACGGTCTTGTTCTCTGTCATGATGTTCATGGCCGCGTAAACCTTGTTGCCTTCAAGCACGGCCTGTTCATAGGTCACCTGCTGATCGGAGTAGAGGGCGGTCTTGTCAAGGTAGGAGCGTTTGAGCCGGTCGACAAAAAGGTCGACAAACTCGGCCTGCTGATCAGCGGAAAGTTTTGACCAGTGCTGCCGGCCCAGGGTCAGCTTAGCCATCAGGGGAAAATCGATGACCGGCTCGATGATAGACATGATCCGGTCCTGCTTTTCAGCCTGCGCCAGATCGGTGTTTTTCAGCACGACCAGAACAGCGTCCAGCCGGTCCTTCAGAAGGGCCTCCACCTGACGGGTCCTCTCATCTGTCTCCTGGGTCGCGGCCGGCAGAACCGATAAAACAGTAATGGCCATCACCAGGCCGAAAACCAACACTGAAAAAAAATGTCTCATGGTCTATTCCTCTATCTTTTTTCTCCGATACTGTTCATATCCATCCCGCATCAGAATATACAGGTCGACGGCATCTTTTGTAAGTGCCTCGTACTGGCCGAGTCGAAGGGATGTATCGTTGATGGTCCTTACTGCGGAAATCGCCAGGGACGTATCCGCATCCTCCAGGTAGGCCACGGGGTTTAAGAACCCATCGGCCACCCTGCCCACCGTATCCCGCACGTTGGACGGGCCGAACACGGGCAGCACCACGTGAAATCCGCCGCCCAGACCGTAACGTCCCAGGGTCTGGCCAAAATCCTCATCACACGGACCAACCCCCATCCACTGCTGGGCCGGGTCCCACAGGCCGCCGATGCCCAGGGTAGTGTTAATCAAAAACCGCGCGGTCTCCACGCCGGTACTGTGCACCTTGCCCTGCAGGGCATTGTTGGCAAACCGTACCGGGAACCCCAGGTTTTCAAACGCATTGCCGATGCCGCGCCGCACCGGCTTCGGCATCACCACCTTATATCCCCGGGCCATCGGTTTTAACACCCAGTAGTAGAGCCGGTCGTTTACCTGGGTCATCACCCGGTTATAACCGGACAGGGGATCAAACACGGGAGGCTGTTCCGGTGCATCAAACTCGTCAAACTCGTCAAAATCACCGAAATCATCATCGGTATCAACGGTTCCGGTGTCGACGGTATCTCCTGCCGCATCTTCTGATGGCAAAGGCGCTGGCGGCGTATCCACGCCATCCTCCCCGACGGGGCCGGTGTCCGGCTCCACGTCGATGTCGCAGCCCGGCGCAGCCGGACTTTCAAGATAAAAACCGGACGATTCAAGCTTGAGATCAACAGTATCAACCACTCCATAGCAAGGTGAAGCCAATACAAAAGCCATCACCGCCGATATCAGAACCGTCCATATAAATGCCTGTCCAGGTCCGCTATCGCCTTTTTTCATGAAGTTGTCCCTTCTGCCTGCCGATGGTAAAAAAGTCCTTATCTCTTACCACCGTTTACGAATAAAAAGCAAGTCTGAACCGCCTTTTTACCGGCCTTCACAAAGACGACAGCACCACGGGCCGGACAATCGATTGCCCTGTCCCTGTTCCCTTTTCTGATTTTTCTATTGACACCCTACCCGGTTTATGGATTAAAAGTAGAGTTTTCTGTATGGCTTTTCACATAGAATCGACTCCATACTGTTATGTTTATTAAAGGAGGCTTGTCTTAATGGATCCGGCCACACTGTTAACCCTGTTCAGTTTTGACCGCATCGCCGAACAAAACGGCTGGGCCATGGCGGCCCTGGGCATTACCATCGACATTTCCTGCCTGGCGCTTCTCTCATTTATTATTTCCCGGGTACCGGCCATGATCGCCTTTTCAGAACGGGTCGGAGGGGCTTTCAGGAAAAACAGCCTCCCCATTGTAGAGCAACCCGTCACCACGCCTCTGGCGGTTCCGGAGCATGATTTCTCCGTCGAAGGAGCCCGCCGGATCGCCGCCGTGTACAAGGACTGTGCCAGGCAGCTGGGGTCGTCTTTTCAACTGTCCGACCTCTACCGGGTATCCCGGGAAAAAGGGCTGCCCCACCCCCACCTGACCATTAAAACCCTTCGCGAGACCGGACTCCTGGTGACCGGGAGCGAGGGCCGCTTCACGTGGAACCTGTAACCCCATGACTGCCGAATAGGTGCGCCATGCTTGACCTGACCCTGAACTTTCTTCACAACACCGGCTTTTTCCTTGCTGATGAACGCTACGTGCTGATGCTGGCCATCGGTTGTCTTCTGGTTTACCTGGGGGCCGCCAAACGGTTCGAGCCCCTGCTGCTGATTCCCATCGGCCTGGGGGTGATCATCGGCAACATTCCCTTTTTCGAGGGGTTCGGCCTGGGCATCTACGAAGACAACAGCGTGCTGCACTATTTATACTTCGGAGTCACGTCCGGTGTCTATCCCTCCATTGTCTTTCTCGGCCTGGGCGCCATGACCGATTTTTCCTCCCTGCTGGCCATGCCCCGGCTCATGCTGCTGGGCGCGGCAGCCCAGGTGGGTGTGTTTTTCACCCTGCTCTCGGCCCTGGGCCTGGGTTTTCTGCCCAACGAGGCGGCCTCCATTGCCATTATCGGCGGTGCCGATGGTCCCACCTCCATCTTCCTGACAGCCAAGCTGGCCCCCCACCTGATCGGCCCCATTGCCATTGCGGCTTACTCATATATGGCCCTGATTCCGGTGATCCAGCCACCCATCATGCGGCTGCTCACATCCCGCAAAGAACGGCTGATCCGCATGCCCAACATGCGGGAGGTCTCCAAAAAAGAGCGAATGATCTTTCCGGTGGTGGGTATCATGCTCTGCTGCCTCACGGCGCCGGCGTCGATCCCCCTGCTGGGGCCCTTCTTTTTCGGCAACTTTTTAAAGGAGTGCGGCGAGGCCGAGCGACTGGCCCAGAGCGCCCGAACCGTTATCATGGACGCGGCCACCATTTTTCTCGGCATGACCGTGGGCGCCAGCACACAGGCCAACGTGTTTCTGACCCCCAAGTCCGTCGGCATCTTTGCCCTGGGCGCCGTCGCCTTTTCCGTGGCCACAGCCTCGGGCATTATCTTTGCCAAACTCATGAACCTCCTTCTAAAACAGAAAATCAATCCCCTGCTGGGGGCCGCGGGCGTGTCGGCCGTTCCCGGATCGGCCCGGGAGGTTCACATGATGGGACAGCACGAGGACAAAGGCAACTATCTTCTCATGCATGCCATGGCGTGCAACTCCTCGGGCGTCATCGGCTCTGCCTGCGCGGCCGGAATTTTGTGGAGCTTCATGGTCGGCTAGCCTGACCGGGGCATGCGCGTGCAGGGGCCCTACGGACACAGTGGCTGCCGGGCGGCTTCACACCTCCTTGACTTTCGTAAAACAGGCAGGGTAGAATGACCCTCGAACAGGTCAGGCCTTGCCTTTTCTTTCTTCAGACCATGGAGGCGTTTGATGAAGTACCCGGTTTTTTCTTTTTTTCTCCCTGCTTTTGCTGCTCTCTTACTCACCGGGCAGGTGGCGTCTGCGGATATCTATAAGTACATAGACGACCAGGGCCGGGTCCATTACGCCAACAGTCTTGAGTCCGTCCCTCCCCGGTACCGCAAGCAGGTCGAAATCAAAGAGGAACTGAAATCCTCTCCACAGGAGCCGGCCGGTACACCGGCGGTGGCGGCTCCGGCCCCTGCCACATCGGACGGCAGTAACGGCGCCAACGATTTCGGCGAGTCCAAAGCAGCGGCCCTCAAAGCCCAAGAACAGTCCATCCAGAAAGAGTTTGAAGCCCTTAAGGCGGAGCAGGCTGAACTGATTCGTCTGAAGGAGGCCGCTGACACACCGGACAAAATAGAAAATTACCACCGGAAAATGGAGCGGTTCCAGGAACGCTTTGATGCCTTTCATGAAAGGCGGAAAGCCTTTGAAAAAGAGGCCCGGGAATACAACGAAAAGGTGCGTCAAAGCATTGAGCAAACCCTCAAGACGCTTGAAGCCGGGGAAAAACAGAAATAAAACATCCGGCGCTGGGCGCAACGCCGGTAAACGGAGGAGTAAACATGCCGAACAGCATCTATTCCAGTGATTACCTGAACGCGGTCAAAGTGGGAAGGCCCCCCAACATCGTCCGGCTGTTTCCCAACTCCAGGGCGCTGATCGTCAGCGGACGATACATCAACCGGGCCCTGGCAGCAAAAGGCAAGGCCGTAACCATGGCGGCCAACGGCAGAAACAGCTTTGTCATTCGGGGCGCCCTGCGGGCCGCGCAGCGGGCCAATGCCGCGATCATCATTGAAATCGCCAAGTCCGAGGGCGGACGAAGCGCCTACTGCGCGGTCAACTACTGGAACATGGCCCGCCAGGTGGATGCCTTTTGCAACGAGATGGGGATCACCGTGCCGGTAGCCATTCACGCGGACCATTACGGCATTAAAAATGAAAAGGATATCGCCGATGCCAGGGTGGAGATACCCTCCCTTTTTGAGGCGGGCATCACCTCCATCGCCATTGACGCCTCCCACATGCCCGACGACCAGAACCTGCTGGCCAACATTGAACTCAGCCCCTTTGTTCCCAAATGGGCGGGACTGGAGACCGAAGTGGGCGAGATCAAGGGCAAGACCGGGCTTTCCACAAAAGAGGAGGCCCTTTTCCTGATCCAGGGGCTCAATGCCCACGGCATCTTTCCAGACTGGATCGCCCTGAACAACGGCACCACGCACGGCATCGAGGCCAGCGACCAGGGCATCCAGGTGGAGCTTACCGCCGAGATTCACAGGGCCATCGAGCCTTACAGGGTATACGGCGCCCAGCACGGCACCTCAGGAAACAGCTCGGACCGGCTGCGGCGCATTGCCAACGAAACCCGGACCACCAAGGCCAACGTGGCCACGGCCCTGCAGATGATTTCCTGGGGGCTTGAAGTCAATGACTATGGCAACGCGTTTCTGGATGCTGCCGGCAACTTTG includes these proteins:
- a CDS encoding efflux RND transporter permease subunit; this translates as MPRLMPLVDRFYTFLLRHPWRMLVCFVLCIAVLACFSRNFQIDASADTLVNEHDEDIQYAREITDRYGIGDFLVIAYTPRADLLSPGVLADIAALRDRLAALAPVASVVTLLDVPLLESPPVAIKELAGSLPTLVSPGVDLDLARKELSTSPLYQRMLVSPDLKTTGIQINLKVDQDYIDLVMERDRLGNKKREAGLSPEEDDTLRRLEKTVLEARKAYTRDNRELIAQIRAIMAAHEADADLFLGGVSMIASDLIQFIKNDLKIFGAGVFCLLVGVLGLVFRRIRWVVLPMLCCVFAVVAMMGLLGLFSWKVTVISSNFISLQLIITMAVAIHLIVRYRELLTEQPDADQKELVMETVRSKLRPCIYTTLTTMAGFASLVLCDIKPVITFGWMMVGGLVVSLLITFLFFPVALSLLPKTPPPPVSAGGRLLTVGTARFTRFHGTLILLVSLGALALSVVGISRLTVENAFINYFKSSTEIYQGMKVIDQQLGGTTPLDVIIDFPADGNDTPAGTGAAADTAADTFDMFEEFETDTQEAQYWFTPHRMQRIMAVHDYMESLPVTGKVLSLGTMLKVAQRLNNGRPLDSFELPLIYNEMPDQYKEQLIDPFVSVEQNQARLMVRIVDTAPSLRRNQLLEKIDHDLTEKLGFAPGQARLTGMLVLYNNMLQSLFDSQILTLGLVLIALMGMFLVLFRSFKVSVIAIVPNLLSIAVVLGVMGWLGFPLDMMTITIASISVGIAVDDTIHYIHRFREEFAATGSYYTAMERSHDTIGYAMYYTSITIIIGFSILALSNFIPTILFGLLTGLAMLIALMAALTLLPQLIIKLRPFGPETA
- a CDS encoding Tgt2/MlaC family protein — translated: MRHFFSVLVFGLVMAITVLSVLPAATQETDERTRQVEALLKDRLDAVLVVLKNTDLAQAEKQDRIMSIIEPVIDFPLMAKLTLGRQHWSKLSADQQAEFVDLFVDRLKRSYLDKTALYSDQQVTYEQAVLEGNKVYAAMNIMTENKTVVVLYKFYSAHDAWKVYDVEVEGVSFIKSYMAQFNAILKNGTVEDLFTELKKPVTE
- a CDS encoding MlaA family lipoprotein, whose protein sequence is MKKGDSGPGQAFIWTVLISAVMAFVLASPCYGVVDTVDLKLESSGFYLESPAAPGCDIDVEPDTGPVGEDGVDTPPAPLPSEDAAGDTVDTGTVDTDDDFGDFDEFDEFDAPEQPPVFDPLSGYNRVMTQVNDRLYYWVLKPMARGYKVVMPKPVRRGIGNAFENLGFPVRFANNALQGKVHSTGVETARFLINTTLGIGGLWDPAQQWMGVGPCDEDFGQTLGRYGLGGGFHVVLPVFGPSNVRDTVGRVADGFLNPVAYLEDADTSLAISAVRTINDTSLRLGQYEALTKDAVDLYILMRDGYEQYRRKKIEE
- a CDS encoding sodium ion-translocating decarboxylase subunit beta, with the translated sequence MLDLTLNFLHNTGFFLADERYVLMLAIGCLLVYLGAAKRFEPLLLIPIGLGVIIGNIPFFEGFGLGIYEDNSVLHYLYFGVTSGVYPSIVFLGLGAMTDFSSLLAMPRLMLLGAAAQVGVFFTLLSALGLGFLPNEAASIAIIGGADGPTSIFLTAKLAPHLIGPIAIAAYSYMALIPVIQPPIMRLLTSRKERLIRMPNMREVSKKERMIFPVVGIMLCCLTAPASIPLLGPFFFGNFLKECGEAERLAQSARTVIMDAATIFLGMTVGASTQANVFLTPKSVGIFALGAVAFSVATASGIIFAKLMNLLLKQKINPLLGAAGVSAVPGSAREVHMMGQHEDKGNYLLMHAMACNSSGVIGSACAAGILWSFMVG
- a CDS encoding DUF4124 domain-containing protein, encoding MKYPVFSFFLPAFAALLLTGQVASADIYKYIDDQGRVHYANSLESVPPRYRKQVEIKEELKSSPQEPAGTPAVAAPAPATSDGSNGANDFGESKAAALKAQEQSIQKEFEALKAEQAELIRLKEAADTPDKIENYHRKMERFQERFDAFHERRKAFEKEAREYNEKVRQSIEQTLKTLEAGEKQK
- a CDS encoding class II fructose-bisphosphate aldolase, which produces MPNSIYSSDYLNAVKVGRPPNIVRLFPNSRALIVSGRYINRALAAKGKAVTMAANGRNSFVIRGALRAAQRANAAIIIEIAKSEGGRSAYCAVNYWNMARQVDAFCNEMGITVPVAIHADHYGIKNEKDIADARVEIPSLFEAGITSIAIDASHMPDDQNLLANIELSPFVPKWAGLETEVGEIKGKTGLSTKEEALFLIQGLNAHGIFPDWIALNNGTTHGIEASDQGIQVELTAEIHRAIEPYRVYGAQHGTSGNSSDRLRRIANETRTTKANVATALQMISWGLEVNDYGNAFLDAAGNFVKKPDAGVTDEMWAKMRAYADEKGLKAGDYKKLNLPFENLLHAQPAKIKERMAQGVEDFIYTMLTSVLNATDTAPMVIDAILAAGSHDPGPLAERIEAPDDWTPEKIKQKAAGLTSDKGPAGNFDD